A genomic segment from Nicotiana sylvestris chromosome 1, ASM39365v2, whole genome shotgun sequence encodes:
- the LOC104217766 gene encoding AT-hook motif nuclear-localized protein 9 codes for MDRREGMMLPGSAPYYMQRGMSGNAPGLQGSPSINPSLPTANIPFQSSSSVASIPQTLVVDPSSTISPRGSIGASSALPQGEPVRRKRGRPRKYGAQGAMSLALTPPPSTQAMTLNPTQKRGRGRPPGTGRKQQLASFGGWLSNTAGIGFTPHVIMIAVGEDITTKIMSFSQEGPRSICILSANGVISTVTLRHPSTSVGTVTYEGRFEILCLSGSFLISDSGGSRGRIGSLSVTLANPDGRVIGGGVGGLLIAASPIQVIVGSFLCSSSKAKKRAAESVQSAGTSDLQTTGNSVNPADALSNQNLTPSSSMGVWPSSRQMDLQTGHIDIDLMRG; via the exons ATGGATCGAAGGGAAGGTATGATGTTACCTGGTTCCGCTCCTTACTATATGCAGAGAGGGATGAGCGGGAATGCCCCTGGTTTACAGGGATCACCAAGCATTAATCCTTCATTACCTACTGCCAATATTCCCTTTCAATCTAGTAGTAGTGTCGCTTCGATTCCACAAACACTAGTAGTGGATCCTTCTTCGACGATATCCCCAAGAGGTAGTATTGGTGCATCATCAGCATTGCCACAAGGTGAGCCCGTGCGCAGAAAGAGGGGTAGGCCTCGGAAGTATGGAGCTCAAGGGGCGATGTCGTTGGCATTGACTCCACCTCCATCTACTCAGGCAATGACATTAAACCCAACTCAGAAGAGGGGTAGAGGAAGGCCACCAGGAACTGGACGCAAGCAGCAACTTGCCTCTTTTG GTGGATGGTTGTCCAATACAGCTGGAATTGGTTTTACCCCTCATGTCATCATGATTGCTGTAGGAGAA GACATCACAACAAAAATAATGTCATTTTCGCAAGAAGGGCCTAGATCAATATGTATTTTATCAGCAAATGGTGTCATCTCCACTGTAACTCTTCGTCATCCATCAACTTCTGTCGGCACTGTTACATATGAG GGACGGTTTGAGATATTATGTCTATCGGGCTCTTTCTTGATCAGCGATAGTGGTGGATCTCGGGGTAGGATTGGTAGCCTTAGTGTTACTCTTGCTAATCCAGATGGTCGCGTGATAGGTGGTGGAGTTGGAGGTCTTCTAATTGCAGCAAGTCCGATTCAG GTAATAGTGGGAAGCTTTTTATGCTCAAGTTCGAAGGCAAAGAAAAGAGCTGCAGAAAGTGTACAAAGCGCAGGAACTTCAGATCTTCAAACCACTGGCAATTCTGTAAATCCAGCTGATGCTCTATCGAACCAGAATCTTACACCATCCTCTTCAATGGGAGTATGGCCTAGTTCAAGGCAGATGGATCTACAAACAGGCCATATTGACATTGATTTGATGCGAGGATGA